A genomic window from Pirellulales bacterium includes:
- the nadB gene encoding L-aspartate oxidase, translating to MADPTPRYLVPFHPKRVPHHFTDLLIIGGGLAGLRAALAADPRLSVLVITKDSIRQSNSNYAQGGIAGVLDPEDRFENHVADTLRAGGDLCDEGVVEMVVREAPERIHELIAWGAKFDEESGALALGREGGHSHDRIVHALGDATGREVMRAVIERVNSLPNLETWQNTCTLDLLTSDGACRGALVWNESHGKTLVWAKQTILATGGAGQVYRETTNPEVATGDGHALAYRAGAELRDMEFMQFHPTVLYIAGSSRNLITEAMRGEGALLVDRNGVRFMPEYDDRVELAPRDVVSRAIVTQMEKTRHPNVYLDLSHLDPKRVRTRFPGIAAVCAEFGIDITRDPIPVRPGAHYMIGGVTVDHEGRTTLPGLWAAGEVTSSGLHGANRLASNSLLEGLVYGAHAGEGASRAAAAIGDDYRAVPLANAAVSDVGEPLDLADIRNSLKSLMWREVGVRRDRTGLAEAAQMIDRWCGYVLNRQFADPSGWQLQNMLCVARLMTGAALARDESRGVHLRTDFPKTDNERWRRHISFRRQ from the coding sequence ATGGCTGATCCCACGCCCCGTTACCTGGTGCCTTTTCACCCCAAGCGGGTGCCGCACCACTTTACCGACTTGCTGATCATCGGTGGTGGTCTGGCCGGTTTGCGCGCGGCGTTGGCGGCCGATCCGCGGCTGAGCGTGCTGGTGATCACCAAGGACAGCATCCGGCAGTCGAACAGTAATTACGCGCAAGGGGGTATCGCCGGCGTCTTGGATCCGGAGGACCGGTTCGAGAATCACGTGGCGGATACTTTGCGTGCCGGCGGCGACCTGTGCGATGAAGGCGTCGTCGAGATGGTGGTGCGCGAAGCGCCCGAGCGAATTCACGAGCTGATCGCCTGGGGTGCAAAGTTCGACGAGGAATCGGGTGCCCTGGCCCTCGGACGCGAAGGAGGCCACAGCCACGATCGCATCGTACATGCGCTGGGCGACGCGACAGGGCGCGAAGTGATGCGCGCCGTGATCGAACGCGTAAACAGCCTTCCGAATCTCGAAACCTGGCAGAACACCTGCACGCTCGATCTCTTGACCAGCGACGGCGCGTGCCGCGGGGCGCTCGTGTGGAACGAATCGCACGGCAAGACGTTGGTGTGGGCCAAGCAGACGATCCTGGCCACCGGCGGCGCAGGACAGGTCTATCGCGAGACCACGAATCCCGAAGTCGCCACGGGCGACGGCCATGCCTTGGCTTATCGCGCCGGGGCCGAGCTGCGCGACATGGAATTCATGCAATTCCATCCCACGGTCCTGTACATCGCCGGCAGCAGCCGCAACCTGATTACCGAAGCCATGCGCGGCGAAGGCGCGCTGTTGGTCGATCGCAACGGCGTCCGGTTCATGCCCGAGTACGACGATCGGGTCGAGCTCGCGCCGCGCGACGTGGTGAGCCGCGCGATCGTGACGCAGATGGAAAAGACGCGGCATCCGAATGTTTATCTGGATCTGTCGCATCTCGACCCAAAACGAGTGCGAACGCGCTTTCCCGGTATCGCCGCGGTGTGTGCCGAGTTCGGCATCGACATTACGCGCGATCCGATTCCGGTGCGCCCTGGTGCGCACTACATGATCGGCGGTGTGACGGTCGATCACGAAGGCCGCACCACCCTGCCCGGCCTGTGGGCTGCCGGCGAGGTCACGTCGAGCGGCCTGCACGGCGCGAATCGCCTGGCATCGAACAGCCTGCTCGAAGGGCTTGTCTATGGTGCCCATGCCGGCGAAGGCGCTTCGCGCGCCGCCGCGGCGATTGGAGATGACTACCGCGCAGTGCCGCTGGCGAATGCCGCGGTGTCCGACGTGGGAGAACCGTTGGACCTGGCCGACATTCGCAATTCGCTGAAGAGCCTGATGTGGCGCGAGGTCGGCGTCCGCCGCGATCGCACCGGGCTGGCCGAGGCCGCCCAGATGATCGATCGCTGGTGCGGCTACGTCCTGAACCGGCAATTTGCCGATCCGTCGGGCTGGCAATTGCAGAACATGCTGTGCGTGGCGCGGTTGATGACCGGGGCGGCACTAGCGCGCGACGAAAGCCGGGGCGTACACCTGCGCACGGACTTTCCTAAGACCGACAACGAGCGTTGGCGTCGGCACATATCCTTCCGCCGACAGTAG
- a CDS encoding ATP-binding cassette domain-containing protein, whose amino-acid sequence MSQSPTKGQPGPAMIEALGLSKFYGDFAATRDVTFKIHQGEVVAFLGPNGAGKSTTMKLLTGYLAPSAGSARIAGHDMATDRLAGAARLGYLPENGPLYPDMTPRTLLEFFADARGLSAAHKRERIAAVIDQCALGAVIGKAIGKLSKGYRQRVGMAQVLLHEPDVLILDEPTAGLDPNQIREVRETIRRLGENKTILLSTHILQEVDAMCSRVLFIDEGRLRYDGTPADLTSDGKPLDEHFHELTTSEA is encoded by the coding sequence ATGAGTCAATCGCCCACGAAAGGGCAGCCAGGCCCGGCCATGATCGAGGCCCTGGGGCTGTCCAAGTTCTACGGCGATTTCGCCGCCACCCGCGACGTCACTTTCAAAATCCATCAGGGCGAGGTCGTGGCTTTTCTGGGTCCCAATGGGGCCGGCAAAAGCACGACCATGAAGCTGCTCACCGGATACCTGGCCCCTTCGGCCGGCTCGGCCCGGATCGCCGGACACGATATGGCGACCGATCGGTTGGCCGGTGCGGCACGTCTGGGGTATTTGCCGGAGAACGGCCCGCTGTACCCGGACATGACTCCCCGGACGCTCCTGGAGTTTTTCGCCGATGCGCGCGGTCTAAGCGCCGCGCATAAGCGCGAGCGCATCGCGGCTGTCATCGATCAATGTGCCCTGGGTGCCGTGATCGGGAAGGCCATCGGCAAGCTATCCAAGGGGTACCGGCAACGCGTGGGCATGGCCCAGGTGCTGTTGCACGAGCCGGACGTGCTGATCCTCGACGAGCCCACGGCCGGTCTCGATCCGAACCAGATTCGCGAAGTGCGCGAAACAATCCGCCGGCTGGGCGAGAACAAGACGATCCTGCTATCGACACACATTCTTCAAGAGGTCGACGCGATGTGCAGCCGGGTGCTGTTCATCGACGAGGGACGGCTCCGCTACGACGGAACCCCCGCCGACCTGACGAGCGACGGCAAGCCGCTCGACGAACATTTCCATGAGTTGACCACAAGCGAAGCGTAA